cagtgggttaagcactgtgcTGCTAACAGTAAGGTTTCCAGGAGAGAAAGCAGAGTGAGGTCtgctcaggacaaagatgagactctgctcctgtgaagattcactATCTCAGGAGCctcaaggagcagttctgctgtgtcccacAGGATATCTATTCAATGCCAGGGGAGGAGGGTGGTCTTTGGTTTTAAGTtgctatggaagcagactgccacatctttttccccagaagagttggtgggttcaaacctctgacctctcGGCTGGGGGGCACTTTGACCATGGCATCAACAGGGCTCCTTCCCCACaggtattgttgttgttaagtgccaacaagttggttctgacccacagaaacCCCATACACAACCAAACAAAGCACGCCCACAAATGTTCTTATGCCGATGCCCATTGTTTCACCCACAGGCTCAGTCCATGTCGTGGAGGCCTGCTCTTGTTCACCAgccctcactttaccaagcatgctgtccttccccagggtctGGTTTCCCCTGACAGCATATCCAAGGTGTGTAAAattaagttttaccatcctcgcttctaaggaacactctggctgtactgcttccaagacagatttgtttgtccttttaacggtccatggcactttcagtattcttctccagcacaattcttgGGCATcgagtcttcttcagtcttcctgattcagtgcCCAATTTGCACACATATATGAGGACCTAGGGTTCCAACACATATCTTATGGGGGCCCAATTCAATCAATAACACCAACAagttgtggcatagtgggttatgtgtcaggctgctgactgcaatatcagcagttcaaaaccacaaagtgctcagtgagagaaagacaaggccttctaCTCTGCTAgtctacaaagagttacagtctggttatcctacaggggcacttctaccctgtccggtaGGGTCATTATAATGATGCTTCCATCCATAACCTGCCCCGATTAAGAAACAGATCCAGACTAAAAACTCACGCTGAGGAATATTTTCCTTTCGGTCCTTGGTCACTCGCTTTCCAAACATCAATGCCTTTATCAATACGGAAATCTCCCTGGTCTTTCCCATCTGGGAACACGGCCAAGTGCAAAGtgtggggagggggcactggggaacTGTCACTCAAGCCTTTCCAGGAAGATCCTATTCTGAAGTCTGGGCACTTGCAGGCAGGAAGTGGTATTAATAAAAGTTCTTTTTACTTGAAAGggcacagaagaaaaagaaaaaaaaaaccaataatgCTGAGCCCAGCTCTTAAGGAGATGGGAAAAAAAGTTGATAaaacttaccaaaaaaaaaaacaaaagaagcagTTTATCGCAGTTCTAAAAGAAAGACAgcagtttttttctctttctcttttctaaagGCAGAATTAATTAATCCAGCATCAGTTTGAACTCTGAATGGAATTTGAGCTCTTCCtctggagaggggtgtgtgtaaAATTCCCTAGATTCAGGATAAGCTTGCATTAAGGCAATAGCATTTAAAGTCCTGAATTTAAATTCACCCACCAGACAGAGCAAGGCACCAGAAATGCAGAGGAAAGCTAGAGGAGGAGAGCAACCCCCCTTGAGAAAGGAAGTGAGTTCGCCACGCCTCCTTCCGCAGCGCTGGAGGCACGTGGGCTGGGCGCTAGTTGAGCAAAGTGCTGGTGGTTCCAGCTCACCCAGCTGCTCCCCGCGAGCAAGACCCCAGGTGATGTGCTTTTGTAAGGGTTGTAGTCTAGAGAACCCATGGTCGTATGTGGTTGTTaagagtcaaaaaaaaaaaaaaaatccacacaactgaaCCAAACAACAAACCTGcttgaacaacaaaaaaacccaaaccacttgtcactgagtcaatcccaactcaataTAACCCCTGTGTGCAGAATAGGACTGTACTTAATAGCATTTCAAAGGGTGTGACCACCGCCACCGCACCTTGGACATAGTCTCCTTTGTCCTTCCCATACGTGTTCCGCTGTGGTGTCAATCTATGTATGTACCCATTGAGAGATGACTGCGACGACACAGTACTTATTTCTGTCACAGTACTTGCTTCTGTGGCTTGAACTCTTGGACTccgcccagtgtcttcctttacCTTCAGCACTTTTGTTCTGACCTCCCTGTTTTGCTTGCATTTTGTCTTCCCCAAGTAAATGACTCTGGTTAGTGATTTACCCTCCCTTACCCTCCCGCTTTGGACCCATCAAATAATGTTCCTACTTATGTGGAAACTTTCAGAGCCTGACGGGTTTGTAAACCCCGAAGCGAGATTCTGCTGGGCCAAGGCCGCTGAAGTGCGGAGACCCCCGGGGCGAGGCCAACATCACCATGTCTGACCAGGAGGCAAAACCTTCAACTGAAGACTTGGGGGATAAGAAAGAAGGCGAATACATCAAAGTCAAAGTCATTGGACAGGACAGCAGTGAGAGCCACTTCAAGGTGAAAATGACAACACATCTCAAGAAACCCAAAGAATCATACTGTCAAAGACAGGGAGTTCCAATAAATTCACTCAGGTTTCTCTTTGAAGGTCAGAGAATTGCTGATAATCACACTCCAAAAGAATTTGGGAACGGAGAAAGAAGATGTGATTGAAGTTTATCAGGAACAAATGGGGGATTATTCAACAGTttagatattctttttttttccttttcccttaatccttttttatttttaaaaatagttctttTGTAATGTGGTATTCAAAACCAAATTGAAAACTGGCGCCTCTCTTGCAAACATCTGGCATGTCAAATCCTAGTGCTCAGTGTTCATTAGCATTTTCTCACCTTGCTGACTTTTGATGATCAAACCTCAGCCCCTTCATAATGTCCTCCTCTTCTTAAAAGTTACATGTGTGCACAGAGAGGTCCCTTGTCCAGGGCTGTGCATTTGCAGGCTTGTGGGATAAATAAGACCGAACATTGCAAGTGTTCACAATGACTCTCCAATTGACCCTGATGTTCTAGCATTTGATTGCTTTCCTCCTGGACTGTGACTTTCAGTGGGAGACAGAAGGtcttcagagaacagaactgtGGAATAATGACCGTTCCTTAACTTTCAAAGCTACTCTGAAAATCTGAAAGTCTGGACCAAAAGAAGAGGCTGCTCCCATTGGAGGAGTCATGGTGACAAATGGAGAGTAATGACGAGCTCCAAAGATGGCTTCACTGAAGAGACAAAGCCTTTTAGATGGAGATGAAAATCTTGTCAGAAAATCCCAGAAAAGTTCTTAATTACATTAGCCATTAATAAAGCTGTTCAGGCAGAAGTGTATTCAATAGAACActgctcttttttattttatttgtacttTTTAGCCTGGGAATGGGTTTTAAAAGGACATTGTCTGCACCAGcttcattaaaataaacaaaaatatttgtaaaaagtgttaaaaaaaaaaacctttcctgGACTTGTTATAATGATGGCCTCACACAATATGAGTCCTTTTGTGATGGGCTTCCTTGACGTAGCATCAGGTCCTCCAGATTCATTCATGTTATAaggtgtttcacagattcatcGTTATTCTTTAATATCTCGCAGTTTCCCATTGGGTGTATGTATCATAATTTGTGCATCCATTCTTTCAATGATGGACGTGTAGGCTGTTTTCCATTTCTGCTGCAATCGACATGGGAGTGCACGTATGTATCTACTGGTGTCAGAGCTCTTATTTCCCTCGGCTATATAACTAGGAGTGGGTTCCTGGTGGCAGCTTATTTTATCTACTCCCCACACGACACAGGAACCCATGCATTCCTAATAGCTGCATCACATGTTATGGAGACAGCAATTTCAGTCTGCACAAAGAAGCTGGAAAGATaggcacagacaagtgagtaaCACCTAGATCCACAGGACTTGTCCGAGGAAGAAGGAGGCTCTGGAACTACCAGAACAAAATGATGTTCAGGTACTTCCAATGAATAGAGAAAAATTTTCTatgggaaaatagaaaaaattaaaagccATTTAACCAAAAGCCAAAAAGTAATTGAGAAGATTAATACCAAGATAATATAATTAAACAACACATTAAAAGAGCAAAGCAATAGAATTGAAACAATGCAAAGCCAAATCTGTGAACTTGAAGAAAATCTCGCTGTTCTAATTTACtagaacaatttttttaaagagcaaaaaaagtctgaagaaagcctaagaattaTGTAGGACACTATCAAGAAGAACAATTTATGTCTCATTGGAATTCTGGAAcaagaataaacaaaaatatccacAGAGAAAATAATACAAGTAATCTTGGAAGAAACATCCTAAGAGCATGAAGAATAGAAAATAATTGTTCCAGAAGCTgagaaaaccccaaaccagacaGACCCCTTCCTCCAAAAAGAAAATGACACATTGTAGTCACATTTTGCAATATAAAAGGCaaggaaagaattttgaaagaagCTCAGGGAAAAATGAATAGTTATCTGCAAATAAAAATCAAtaatcacaagctcaaaaatttcAGTGGAACCCACGCAGCCAAAacaataaaattacatatatagaattcggaaagataaagaaaaaattgCAAAATTATCCAGCAAGACAAAAAAATAAGGGTCAAATTCTCCAAACAAGGAGAAAATAGaagaatttgtaaaaacaaaaccagttttACACAAACTACTAAGGGAAGTCCTTTGGACAGAACATCAACAATGGAAACAGGCATACACCTGAGATGAACAATCCaggggagagaacaatgggaacaATGGTTCCAGCAggacgtgggagaggggg
The Tenrec ecaudatus isolate mTenEca1 chromosome 3, mTenEca1.hap1, whole genome shotgun sequence DNA segment above includes these coding regions:
- the LOC142443421 gene encoding small ubiquitin-related modifier 1-like; protein product: MSDQEAKPSTEDLGDKKEGEYIKVKVIGQDSSESHFKVKMTTHLKKPKESYCQRQGNLGTEKEDVIEVYQEQMGDYSTV